The Toxotes jaculatrix isolate fToxJac2 chromosome 17, fToxJac2.pri, whole genome shotgun sequence genomic interval TCCTTCAGCCCCTGCAGCTCGTCCCAGAGGACAGGGAGCTCCGGAGGGACGGCCCCCGTCCCGATGTCATCCTCCTGGGAGACAGAAGCCTCCGACTGTCCCTGATTGAAGACTGGagaccaacagaaaaaaagcagcagaaccagagcaGCAGACTTCATCCTGAAAGcacaacctgctgctgagcaAGCAACTGTTCAACAGcttatacacactcacactcactcacacacacactcacacactcacactcacacactcactcacacacactcaataatCTGCAGCTCACAGCCAGAACACAAAGTCCTCAGTGCTGAGGATCTGCATGATCTGTGGTCACGtgcacactcacatgcacactgaaTACAACTTAAATCTCATTCACAGCCAATTGGGAAACAGgcacatagaatagaatagaatatactttattaatccctttgggaggtcccttggggaaatttgggatctgaggttgttttgtttctgctctccACTGgattctcacacacaccacatgatTCCATTCGCTGCAATTTGTGCAGTGTTTGAATTTAATCTTCTCTCCTCACTTTGCAGTTTCTGTTTGGTGTAAACAGCATTAAAAGcttctctttgtatttttactgatttgtgtgtttactgtttgaCATCAAAAGAAGAATATGAGACAACAGAGCAgcatttcagcttttatttccaGGTATTTACATTTGGATCAGTGAAAAAACTTAGCATCTGATAGCATCTGTAGAAGCCTAAATATAATTTTAGTTAATTAATATTTGGACAATAATTTAAGTTCATATGTTGAATGGTGATTTATGTTtattctaataaaaaaaagactgtttacAATATTTACAGATTTAAGTATTcacagctgcagttcctcggctgccgctgggggctggctccagaagagagcaattctccattgacccccatgttaaaatagccaactttacagcctaaaaaacatatttacagcctggtacattttttgtttttggtctctattgatagtttccacctccgtgaacactgtggggggagggaggggggttgtaccacaaccgttatagtgttatttaggcttaaaattcttgcataaattagggcgtggctaggcggctacatccagaggcctccggctacctccagcggttgacaggggctgcagtgtccgtgtttgtttgccaatgtttggATAGGtgtctgtgacagtatggcttgttgtagtgtagactgtactaaccgaccgtcgaaggagtctgtgtcgcagttttttcggtaagtaaatttctcactattttacctggatgtttgcgctaattagcatgtgttAGCATATTTAGCCGCTGGCTTAtaacttaattgccgatttctggtcgctgctgatacagatagaggaccggagcagctaatgttaggaacgctgctgcggtgtgttccgtgctctcagagtccgtttattgtgtgaatactaggctacaattttatttggtctcatttttctgtttaaaaagtccgacattgcatggacagagcagctccgtcggtcagcggctgctgctgtttgtgtgctgctgtaactgtaagtggatagtggatggaggcagcggtgaaagccggtaaatattaaatattgctgcTCGTAGttggcgggttctcggccggctgacccgtagagtaaccgcctcttatatggaaagtacactcccactaaaatccaagatggcgcagctgcaatgcccatggtttggtcacaaaaccgactccccgaaaccaatgggtgacgtcacgggtgctacgtccttGTCTGATACAGTCTATGCGCGCGTCCCAGGAGAAGCCATGCAAGCCCAACCATGACATTACCTCCACAGTGTCTCGCAGATGAGcttgtgtgtttgggatcatgAGCAGaacctttctttctcctcaccTTTGCCTTTCCATCGCTTTGGTAAAGGTTTTGTCTCATCAGCCCATAAAACTTTGTTCCAGAACTTTTGAGGCTAACCGTTGACTTTTAAAGGGGGATGTTCAGTGAGACTTCCGTCCTGCAGGTGGCGGTGCTGCGCTCTGACCGGCGttaaacagaagagaagaagagctgcTTGGTGTTTCCGGTCGGGTTTGGATGACGCTCCTCTGAGAGTTTCGGCTGCTGCTTGATTAAAGTCACAGAGAGGCGGTAAAAATCGGTTACTTTACGATTGATGATCTGCGATTAAGTCCGAAAATGTTCCTGCTGCGGCCACAGACGGTTTACCCCGCTGACAGGCTGCGAATTAACACGACTATCACACGGCTAACTGGGCTAACTGAGCTAACTGCTAATTGCTAACCTCCACGACTAAGCCAGCtgctaagctaacgttagcactGTAAACAGCTGACATGTTGGTTTAAAGCGAATCAACCGATAAAAGGATTGATCCGTGTGATTATCGATATGTTGATGTGATCAGAGGCGGGCTGGGCTTTGAACGATGACATTCTTGTGTTTTGTGGCTTTAAACAGCTGATTAAACTCAACATGTCACTGAACTGCGCTTAAAAACAAACCGGTTCAGTTCGGACTGAAACGTGTTAAAACACGGATGATGGGATCAGAGGTGATATGTATCCGCCACTGGAGCAGAGGAATGatcgttattattattattattattattattattattattattattattattattattcttattgtTGAGTAGTCAGACGATGTTCGATCGATTTTCTCAGCTGATTGATTATCTTTGATTAGTTTGCTGATGAAATATGAGACCGTCTGTCTGTAGTTGCTGTCTGTGTGATGAAGGTGCAGGGACTTCGTGTTAAAGCGATGGACTCTGCTTTCCTCTTGAAATCAAAGCTATTATTGAGATTATTGATCTTTAATTCTCTGTTAATCgaactgtttgatgtttttctcctctgcacaGGAAGTGTGTGGCTGCCTGCCCTGTCCTTCACCTGTCAGCTGACCTGCTGACTTACTGAGCGTGCTCAGTAGGGGGGTTTCCCCTCCACACAGTTTCTGttgtaatacacacacagtgagtctgtACTTTCAGTGTTGGCTTTGTtagcatcagtgtcagtgatgaGGGTTCAGTCAGTGTCCTCTCAGCTCCAGGTTCTGCCACAGTCTCAGCTTTCAGATCAGGctcaggtttgtttttctcagtttatgTGTGAATTATTCTTCAGAAgaagttttctgtgttttccaggACCAGGCCGTCATCATGGTGTTAGCCGACCTGGGGAGGAAGATCACCTCAGCGCTGAGGTCCCTCAGCAACGCCACCATCATCAATGAAGAGGTAATTTACAGACTGGAACCAGGATTTTAGACGTCCTGAGGCAACACTCGCAAACCAAACTCTTGAAGACATTTTAAACAACAGTCTGTGATACCTTCAGATTATGTGAACTTTTTTCTCATTTGATGAACTTTGAGTTACAGTTTCTGTAAATCAGATCAGGTTTTCAGTTTTGTCCTGTTCCTGAGTCAAAGTGGATCAGTTGGGCAGCGATGTCAGATCTTCAGGGCATCGATAAGTTGATTGATGGCTTCATCTTTTGTGATGAGCACAGGATTTCCTCACCGTCGGTGGGAGCATCAGGTACAGGTGAGATATGACAGTGAcgatctgtctgtgtgtttcaggtgttaaATGCCATGTTAAAGGAGGTGTGTGCCGCTCTGCTGGAGGCCGACGTCAACATCAAACTGGTCAAACAGCTGAGAGAAAACGTCAAGTGAGTGTTGATCCAGGATCTGAACCTGCGTCCTGGTCTGAGATTTGAACCTGGTTCGGTCCAGTCTACTAGCAGTGGCTGAACTATATGTATTTTGTCCCTGCAGGTCTGCCATAGATCTGGAGGAGATGGCCTCGGGCCTGAACAAGAGGAGGATGATCCAACACGCCGTCTTCAAGGAGCTCGTCAAGGTCAGATCATCAGGCCTGGAAAAGACCTGGAAGAATCAgggaaataaataatgagttTTCCAGGATAAAAACATTCATCTTTTATTGACTGATAAAACTTGACTGTTTGTCTACCAGCTGGTGGACCCTGGTGTGAAGGCCTGGACTCCCACTAAAGGGAAGAACAACGTCATCATGTTTGTTGGTCTGCAGGGCAGTGGGAAAACCACAACCTGCTCCAAGGTGATGTTTCACACCTGACGCCCCCCGCCCTCGGCCTTTATTTGGATACAGAGTGccccctgctgtctgtctgttctcactctgctgtgtttgctgcagttGGCTTATTACTACCAGAGGAAAGGCTGGAAGACCTGTCTGATCTGTGCTGACACCTTCAGAGCTGGTACAGCACctgacacactgactcacactgaAGTATTTAGTGTCTCCTGCGATGCTCATGCATGTTATCATTACTATTGTACACCTTTCTCTGTGAACCTCACTGATCTCAGAACACTTCATTTATACTGAtctaaactttatttaaactccACTCTGCCAGTAAAACTTTATCATGTTCAGATTTTCTGGGACCTTAGATTTTCTGTCGTCCTTGCTTTCAGCCCTGACACTTCCTCTGACACTGCACCTGCTTTCAGTTGACAGTTGAACTTTTACTATCCAACAGATATTTTAAGTCTTCGACTTCCAATTGAAGCTGCTGACATTCCACTCACTGCAGCACTGTAAATTTTAGCAGCTTTTAGTTTCTGACCTTCAGCTTCACGTGTTTTAGTATTTCATGTGTTTAAAATGCGACACAAAAATTTTCTTCCAAATTTTCTGCCTTGTCTAGTTTTCATGTCAGGGTGAtgatcctcctctcctttctcgtAGGTGCCTTCGATCAGCTGAAACAAAACGCCACCAAAGCCAGAATCCCCTTCTATGGAAGGTGAGTGACTCGTCCGCGCACACAGAGCGCCCCCTGCTGCCTGCTGTTGTAACCCTGTGTGTTGCGTTCAGTTACACAGAGATGGACCCGGTGGTGATCGCCTCTGAGGGCGTAGAGAAGTTCAAAGCTGAGAACTTTGAGATCATCATTGTGGACACGAGTGGTcgacacaaacaggaagactCACTGTTCGAGGAAATGTTGCAAGTCTCTAACGCTGTGGTGAGTACCTGAATGCACCACCACAGGTTTGTAGTTAAGTACCTGAATGCAGCACTATGGGCTTCTTATCAGCAATTGTAATGGTGTGTTCAGGTACCTGTGCCAGTCTCAGGTGTACTTCAGCTCTTCCTCATGTTTCCATAGCAACCAGACAACATCGTTTATGTGATGGATGCGTCGATCGGTCAGGCCTGCGAGTCTCAGGCTAAAGCTTTCAAAGACAAAGTGGACGTGGCGTCGGTGATCGTCACTAAACTGGACGGACACGCCAAAGGAGGAGGAGCCCTGAGCGCGTAAGACCATCATCCTCTGCTGCATGGTGATGTCACAGTCTGTCACACCAACCCTCAGCCTGTTTGCttacattcttcttcttcttctctttcctgtcagAGTGGCAGCCACCAGGAGTCCCATCATCTTCATCGGGACGGGAGAACACATCGATGACTTCGAGCCGTTTAAGACGCAGCCGTTCATCAGCAAACTGCTCGGTAATCCTCTTCACTTCTGACCAGGTCAGACACACAAGGTCAGACAACACGCACACTGTTGGTGTGGAAATACAACGCAAGGACAAATGGCTCCATGCAGATGTgctaacacaacaaacagccttCACGGGCCGGGTTGGTGAGGGTTGATTACACACTGCGATTGGCCGTCCTGGCACGCCGCAGGATCAGACGCAGCCAATCGATGCTGTGCTCACAGCTCTGCAAAGATTGAACCTGTCTgaaacagaaagtgtgtgtgtgtaagtgttgaTTCTGTGAAGGAACAGGTCTCATCTCTTTCTCCACAGTAACAGAATTTTACTGTTCTTAGACCATATGATAACTTCAGGGTCgcagtgataataataattataaacaacaacgatgaagatgatgatgataattcCACACGGACGAACACGGTCCCTGGACTTTTTTGATGATTTGTCAGTACAGAACGTTACATGAATCCTGTTTCCAACAATGCTGCAGTATACAATATGTTGTCTTGagtgttgccatggaaaccatCAGtaattcctcctcttcctcagggATGGGAGACATCGAAGGACTGATCGACCGAGTGAACGAGCTCAAACTGGACGATAACGAGGAGCTGATTGACAAACTCAAACACGGTGAGAGACTAAACAAACGCACCTGGAGAACACGCGGTGCATTATGGGTATGATGActgacctgtgacctctgacctccaggtCAGTTCACCCTCAGAGACATGTACGAGCAGTTTCAGAACATCATGAAGATGGGACCCTTTGGGCAGATCATGGTAAGCACTCACCTGCTGTGTGGCACCTGAGACTGAGTCATGTGACTTAAATGTCAGACTGAAGTCACATACTGAAGACATAGATTTAAGTCACTGGGTTTTGGACACAAGCCGTGGGACTCAGGTTAGAGGACCTGGAGTTGAGGGATGGATCTTGGGCTTGATTCAGAAGACTTAGACTCTGGTCTTGGGACTCAGGCTTGAGCCGCTGGACTGAATCATGTGACTTAGACTGGATTTCAAACCCTGATGAAGCTGAGACACTAAAGCTGTCCCACTGTGCTCACGGTAACTGTCTCGTGTCTGTGTCGTGTTCAGGGAATGATTCCTGGCTTTGGGACAGACTTTATGAGCAAAGGAAACGAACAGGAATCAATGTCCAGACTGAAGAAACTGATGACCATCATGGACAGCATGAACGACCagggtaagacacacacacacacacacacacacacacacacacacacaactttaagGATTTGACCTCCACTGTACAAGGTGTCGTGGTGATGATACAGGTGTTGAAGGAATTTTCTGGAAGTTTAGTCCAggtctctgctgtgctgtgttgtgctgtacCCACAGTAGAACCCACAGAGCCTGAGTCaaataagataagaaaatcctttattagtccctcagtggggaaattgcatttagcagcagcagcagcagggtacagtacagtgtagtaagtaaaaataaaagtaagagaccaatatggccagaacaagattaaataaacacgATATCTTCCCTCTGACGTGTGATTTACTAAACTGGAAGCAGCAGCTGACGCTCAGGTGTCGTCAGGATCAAATCCCTGTAGAAACCTGGAGCAGTGCAGTCTCTGAGGACAGGTGCACGTCAGCCTGTGCAGGTGTTCAGGGCTACACAGtttctcagatgctgttttCGTCTTCATGTTAAACACATACTGAGAGTCCAGCTTTATAGAGGAGGCCTGGTGTGGACCAGTGTCTGCGTGTCAGAAGAAAACTGCACGGATGTGGTGAAAGCACACAGGCTGCATGTGTCATGGAAGCCTGACTGTCCCTCACTGGTTTCACTGGTCTCACTGGTTTTCCTGGTCTCTCTGTGGTCCGTGTAGAACTGGACAGTAAAGATGGAGCCAAACTGTTCAGTAAGCAGCCCAACAGGATCCAGAGGGTGGCTCGGGGGTCGGGGGTCGCCACCAGAGATGTTCAGGAGCTACTGACTCAGTACACCAAGTTCGCCCAAATGGTGAAGAAGATGGGGGGCATCAAGGGGCTATTTAAAGGTAaaaactgggggggggggggggggggggtctgtagAGGAGGCTGTTTAATGTCACACCATGATGCAGAAGTCACTACAGAAGGTGAATGATCAGAGATCATTGTAGTTTTGCTCAgctccagcagggggcagtgaTGACTGAAGGTGTCTCTGTTCTCAGGAGGAGACATGTCCAAGAACGTGAACCCGTCCCAGATGGCCAAACTGAACCAGCAGATGGCCAAAATGATGGATCCCAGAGTCCTGCACCACATGGGTGAGACGACATACACCTGCATCATCATTTATACTCAGACAATAACCAATAATCATTAATGACTTTTAATACGTTAAAActgtgacctgatgatggtgcggGAGGAGAGGTCATAGGGTCCAGGCTCAGGACGTTTTTAAGCTGACTGACCCATCATCATCgttttcactcttttcacttttttttttttttttttaaccgtaGACGATGTGACATCACAGCAGTAACGAGCACTCTGCATCATTTCAGCCACAGTTCTTAATGAACTGAATGTGACAGGATGAGCTTCGAAAaagtcaataataataaataataattaaccctgtgtttgtctttaagGTGGTATGGCAGGCCTTCAGTCCATGATGCGCCAGTTTCAGCAGGGAGCTGCGGGAAACATGAAAGGCATGATGGGATTCAACAACATGTGAACACGGACCAATCAGCtgccttaaaataaaaaaaaaaaaaagttaaagttctGCCCCCTGACAGGTACAgggggagggggcggggcttaGACAGAGATTGAGCAGGAAGTGTAGAAAGATGGGGGAGGATGTTTGAGTTTTAGCTCCGCTGCTTTTCACTGAcaaagatttctgtttttagaaaaacaccagaagaagaaaacgaGATGTTGAAGGAGTAGTTCAAAATGTTTAGAAAACATCTGTTTCAGATGGACGTCAGCGTGACCTCAGTGCTGATGTCCATCCCAAACATCTGGCTGAGTAAAAACACTGGACTGCTCCTTTAAGTGATGAacaggaggatgaggaagatgaCTGTTGCTGGTTGTTTCCTCCTTCATTTAATTCTGTAGCAGATGTTTATGTATAAGATTTAAGTGCAGAGTCAGTTCTGATTGGACACGCTGATGCtacgtgatgatgatgatgatgatgaagacagtGACGTTAGTGACAGTATTTTTGTCATATAATAAACATTTGTATTGCACCAGTTTTaaacctgctgtgtttttcttccattgTCACGCTGAGGCAGTGAAGTGACGAGACGCTTCTGAAACAGATCTGAGGTGAAGCAtctgaacaggaaacaggaaagaacGAAGAGTTTGAAAAGAAATTTGTTTCCTGCCTGAACATCCTGTTTTCATGACCAGAGTCCAGCTGAGGACTATGGGCTTAGCTCCACAGGTATTTAACCTTTAACCCTGATCCTGAGGGGACCGTGAACACCTGACATTTCCACCTGTGTGGATACCTGCTCCACAGTGTCACCTGAGCCTCAGGCCGTGACTTCCTGTAGTTTGGGTCCTGGCGGCTTCGTTTCTTTGTGTCAGCAGAAACTCAGGAGTCCTGAAACGCTGGACATGTTCCTCCGTCTGAGCCCTGCCTTCCGGTCGGTGGGGAGTGTGGTCCCTGAATATCGCTCAGAGTGagccctctgtgtgtttatgctctCTGTGTCCTGACGTGGCGCCCGGCCGCCGCCATGTTGTTTTGCTTCGTTGTCAGTGCGGAGCAGCGGAGCGGCGGTAAGTCCCCGATTCACcttcttacacacactcacctggaCCTGACAGACCTCCAGCCTCACCTGGATTCTGTCAGGTCACCCGTCTGTCAGTCCGGCACCCGTCACCTGTGTGACGTTAATGACGCTGCAGTTTACCTGCGGAGTTAGCTGCTGGTAGCTGTGAGGCTAACAGCAGCTAACTCTGGGAGAAAAACTGATTTACTGTCTGAATGAAAACTCCAGGTTCTGCTGAGACACTGACACGCGCACCCGCGCAGTTACCTGTGCTGTCACCCAGGTACCTGCTGACGTCAGTAGTTTTGGTTTAATTAGACTGGACTTTAAATATCACCTGATGAATGGACTGATGCCATCGATTATCAGTTCTGATTGATTACCCGCTGAATCAGCCTCAGTGTGGAAATCACCTGGTCCCGCAGGTTTCAggtgtttgtgcttttactctgctgctgcacagtaaAGTTTGGTTGGTGAGTACAGGGGCAGGAATCTGCAAGCTGATGGGATTTTACAAAACttaaacaaactgttttctaTGATTTCATGTTGGTTTAAAGTCGAcatgtgtgaaactgtgaaagagaaaatgttaaattttgagtctgaatctgaaaagaaaaacgcCCTCAGTTCAAACCGTGACACGTGAACAGGCCTGCACCGAACCGACCGATCGATTGGTTTGTAAAACATGCgaagcagctgaagcagagaagTTTTGACAGAAACTTCGTCACCGTCCCAAGTTCTGCAGATCAGTTCTCCGTCACCGGACTTGttgattaatcgactaattgtttcag includes:
- the srp54 gene encoding signal recognition particle 54 kDa protein gives rise to the protein MVLADLGRKITSALRSLSNATIINEEVLNAMLKEVCAALLEADVNIKLVKQLRENVKSAIDLEEMASGLNKRRMIQHAVFKELVKLVDPGVKAWTPTKGKNNVIMFVGLQGSGKTTTCSKLAYYYQRKGWKTCLICADTFRAGAFDQLKQNATKARIPFYGSYTEMDPVVIASEGVEKFKAENFEIIIVDTSGRHKQEDSLFEEMLQVSNAVQPDNIVYVMDASIGQACESQAKAFKDKVDVASVIVTKLDGHAKGGGALSAVAATRSPIIFIGTGEHIDDFEPFKTQPFISKLLGMGDIEGLIDRVNELKLDDNEELIDKLKHGQFTLRDMYEQFQNIMKMGPFGQIMGMIPGFGTDFMSKGNEQESMSRLKKLMTIMDSMNDQELDSKDGAKLFSKQPNRIQRVARGSGVATRDVQELLTQYTKFAQMVKKMGGIKGLFKGGDMSKNVNPSQMAKLNQQMAKMMDPRVLHHMGGMAGLQSMMRQFQQGAAGNMKGMMGFNNM